One genomic segment of Helianthus annuus cultivar XRQ/B chromosome 14, HanXRQr2.0-SUNRISE, whole genome shotgun sequence includes these proteins:
- the LOC110904735 gene encoding uncharacterized protein LOC110904735, translated as MEIPSHGKNVNSDSEDENNDSNEEDWLDDEKRFLLLCGLVVKGVMVVHNMMNIPRIPCRTSCRTGNIFIQEILNGHPRRCYEDFRLHVDVFKSLCSDLRMHYNLKETRNVSIEESVGIFLLILAHGCGNRLAQEIFNHSGETIHRHFHRVLRAVLKLSGDIIMPKANYNDEVPPQLLNNSRYYPMFKDCIGAIDGTHVKASVREHEQAKYIGRKGYATQNIMAACDFNMCFTFAWAGWEGTAHDTRIFLEALRKPEVKFPRPTGDKYYVVDAGYPNTRGYLAPYKGNDVRYHIPDFRRGQTAAQRAPKGLKETFNYYHSSLRNVIERTFGVWKARWAILKDMHVNYSYETQVDIVIASMAIHNYIRMKGHFDEAFNKAQQETYRPTRDVESDTSIRINGTQEDITTRRRQDDLYMSLVRERIAKDIMQSN; from the exons ATGGAGATACCAAGCCATGGTAAAAATGTGAATTCCGATAGTGAAGATGAGAACAATGACTCAAATGAGGAAGATTGGTTAGATGATGAGAAACGGTTTTTACTACTATGCGGTTTAGTCGTCAAAGGGGTGATGGTAGTACACAATATGATGAATATCCCACGTATCCCTTGTCGCACTTCCTGTCGTACAGGAAATATTTTTATTCAAGAAATACTCAATGGTCATCCTAGACGTTGTTATGAAGATTTCAGGTTACATGTTGATGTTTTCAAGAGCTTATGTTCGGATCTTAGAATGCACTACAACCTAAAGGAGACACGTAATGTATCTATTGAAGAGTCTGTTGGTATTTTTTTGTTGATATTAGCACACGGATGTGGAAATAGACTAGCTCAAGAAATTTTCAATCATTCAGGAGAAACTATTCATAGGCATTTCCATCGTGTTTTAAGAGCGGTGCTTAAGCTTAGCGGGGACATCATCATGCCTAAAGCAAACTACAATGATGAAGTACCTCCACAACTCTTAAACAACTCTCGGTATTACCCCATGTTCAAG GATTGCATTGGTGCTATTGATGGAACACATGTTAAGGCATCAGTTCGAGAGCATGAACAAGCAAAATATATTGGTAGAAAAGGATATGCAACCCAAAATATCATGGCAGCGTGTGATTTTAATATGTGTTTTACATTTGCATGGGCGGGATGGGAAGGCACTGCACATGACACAAGAATTTTTTTAGAAGCATTACGTAAGCCAGAGGTGAAATTTCCTCGTCCAACGGGTG ATAAGTACTATGTTGTTGATGCCGGGTACCCTAATACCAGAGGTTATCTTGCTCCTTATAAAGGAAATGATGTTCGCTATCATATACCTGATTTTCGTCGAGGTCAAACAGCTGCCCAACGCGCTCCGAAAGGACTAAAAGAGACATTTAACTACTATCACTCATCTTTAAGAAATGTGATCGAACGGACATTTGGAGTATGGAAGGCAAGGTGGGCAATATTAAAAGATATGCATGTTAATTACTCTTATGAAACACAGGTCGACATTGTGATAGCATCCATGGCAATTCACAACTACATTAGGATGAAAGgtcattttgatgaagcatttaaCAAAGCACAACAAGAAACCTATCGTCCAACCCGAGATGTTGAAAGTGATACATCCATCAGAATTAATGGAACACAAGAAGACATAACTACACGTCGTAGGCAAGACGATCTATATATGAGTTTGGTAAGAGAGAGAATTGCAAAAGATATTATGCAATCCAATTGA